A genome region from Triplophysa rosa linkage group LG24, Trosa_1v2, whole genome shotgun sequence includes the following:
- the sobpb gene encoding sine oculis-binding protein homolog B, translating into MPEMEKGRAPENKRSRKPAHPVKRDVNDDMKNFAENTMNELLGWYGYDHVDLRDSDAPDTRHRAKHNQISVVKENSVPKPNAVERNVPLSSSEPVRNGEREPVVTPISSSSSSSVSPRIREQHNMNVVVPLIKPSAVEDVQNVQIVCVWCQKEGMKRYSLLMGSELKSFCSEKCFAACRRAYFKRNKARDEDRHGDQSPPPGQTLDTPSRLLLKMNNSTRVCDWCKHIRHTTEYLDFGSGEERLQFCSTKCLNQYKMDVFYKEARAALNGSASASSGAYNDEENHQKAGGGENQKLLTPESWDSSPPKTPTSVSVLNTPSSSSSSLRTPVSTSQSRERSCVQTNTSPSVALDQPRPPPLTLPFVRPPLHAPGLRSPIPHPPRNPLRPASPIQRPPHPPSFAPLHPPPLLHPYPAPYVPFHPAYTPHLPPPWPQPTMLLPYPVIVPLPVPIPIPIPVPRLSGHVGVIRSPQGREEKDWGDRTPDPGHSSSEESEVQRRIKTEQTPSPLAVSLPSTSVGSSERQVIQCLHRHQVKEELQNATTLPDTPETPTHTAHVLCKALKHHAGNETSAVTPTASSMDNKTVTPASLYSLACSTAIQITSVSLDGTHRSGPASDGTAGSAQIPSPLSDSEDVKENSYLGGSTNPWSAERTDSRSDQSKESMVAEDASQDVEHTYARSVPPKLREKNAHVNAETSTQTHLHAQTYNWLPQSSETSGRDDPEPAVKRRCLRIRDQNK; encoded by the exons ATGCCCGAGATGGAAAAAGGGCGAGCGCCCGAAAACAAGCGCAGCAGGAAACCTGCGCATCCAGTCAAGAGAGACGTCAACGACGACATGAAG aacTTTGCTGAGAACACCATGAATGAGCTGCTGGGCTGGTACGGCTACGATCATGTGGACCTGCGAGACTCTGATGCGCCTGACACCCGCCACCGAGCAAAACACAACCAAATATCTGTAGTTAAAG AGAATTCAGTGCCAAAGCCAAATGCAGTGGAGAGGAATGTGCCATTATCTTCATCAGAGCCTGTGAGGAATGGTGAGAGGGAGCCGGTGGTCACAcccatctcatcatcatcatcatcatctgtctCTCCACGAATCAGAGAGCAACACAACATGAATGTTGTTGTGCCATTAATCAAACCTTCTGCTG TGGAAGATGTGCAGAATGTTCagatcgtgtgtgtgtggtgtcagAAGGAGGGAATGAAGCGTTATTCTCTGCTCATGGGTTCAGAACTCAAGAGTTTCTGCAGTGAGAAATGTTTCGCTGCCTGTCGCCGGGCGTACTTCAAACGCAACAAG GCTCGAGATGAAGATCGCCATGGCGACCAGTCACCGCCTCCCGGCCAAACCCTGGACACGCCCTCAAGACTTCTGCTGAAGATGAACAACAGCACtcgt gtgtgtgatTGGTGTAAACACATCCGTCACACTACAGAATATCTGGACTTTGGTTCTGGAGAGGAGCGACTGCAGTTCTGCAGCACAAAGTGTCTGAATCAGTACAAGATGGACGTGTTTTACAAGGAAGCGCGCGCTGCTCTCAACGGTTCTGCTTCTGCTTCCAGCGGTGCTTATAACGATGAGGAGAACCATCAGAAAGCTGGAGGAGGAGAGAACCAGAAACTTCTGACCCCAGAGTCCTGGGACAGCTCTCCGCCCAAAACCCCCACATCAGTGTCTGTGCTAAACACTCCGTCTTCATCGTCTTCATCACTGAGAACGCCCGTCTCCACGAGCCAGTCCCGGGAGCGGTCGTGTGTCCAGACAAACACGTCACCCTCCGTCGCTTTGGACCAGCCACGCCCACCTCCATTAACCCTCCCTTTTGTCCGGCCACCCCTGCATGCCCCGGGTCTGCGGAGCCCCATCCCTCATCCACCCCGTAACCCGCTACGCCCTGCCAGCCCCATCCAGCGACCTCCGCACCCGCCTTCCTTTGCCCCGCTCCACCCGCCCCCTCTGCTTCATCCCTACCCAGCCCCGTACGTGCCCTTCCACCCCGCCTACACTCCCCACCTGCCCCCGCCGTGGCCGCAGCCCACGATGTTGCTTCCCTACCCCGTCATCGTGCCCCTCCCAGTGCCAATTCCCATTCCCATCCCCGTACCGCGACTTTCGGGTCACGTGGGTGTCATACGAAGCCCGCAGGGGCGAGAAGAGAAAGATTGGGGTGACCGCACGCCCGATCCGGGTCACTCCAGCTCGGAGGAGTCAGAGGTTCAGCGCAGAATAAAGACCGAACAAACTCCTTCCCCTCTCGCCGTCTCTTTACCCTCGACGTCTGTCGGGTCGTCGGAGCGGCAGGTGATTCAGTGTCTCCACAGACACCAGGTCAAAGAGGAGCTTCAGAACGCCACCACCTTACCTGACACGCCCGAAACCCCGACGCACACCGCACACGTTCTATGCAAAGCACTTAAACATCACGCCGGCAATGAGACATCGGCAGTCACGCCCACAGCCTCCTCAATGGACAATAAAACCGTCACTCCGGCGTCTCTGTATTCATTGGCCTGTTCCACCGCCATTCAGATCACCTCTGTTTCATTGGACGGTACGCACAGAAGTGGCCCCGCCTCTGATGGGACAGCAGGCTCCGCCCAGATTCCCTCACCTCTGTCTGATTCAGAGGACGTGAAGGAGAACAGTTATTTGGGTGGCTCAACCAATCCCTGGTCAGCGGAGAGGACGGACTCCCGAAGCGACCAATCTAAAGAGAGCATGGTGGCAGAGGATGCTTCTCAAGATGTCGAGCACACGTACGCTCGATCCGTACCTCCCAAACTACGAGAGAAAAATGCACACGTGAATGCTGAGACGAGCACACAAACGCACTTACATGCACAGACGTACAACTGGCTTCCTCAGAGCTCAGAGACCAGCGGAAGAGACGATCCAGAACCTGCCGTCAAGAGAAGATGTTTGAGAATCAGAGATCAGAATAAATGA